From the genome of Populus alba chromosome 10, ASM523922v2, whole genome shotgun sequence, one region includes:
- the LOC118034497 gene encoding uncharacterized protein gives MAAFTWGSLLRITFFLLLIAAVVFGFFTLPVEKILKDFLLWVEQDLGPWGPLVLAVAYIPLTVLAVPAAVLTLGGGYLFGLPLGFVADSIGATIGAGAAFLLGRTIGRSFVVSKLKDYPKFRSVAIAIQKSGFKIVLLLRLVPLLPFNMLNYLLSVTPVPIGEYMLASWIGMMPITLAFVYIGTTLKDLSDVTHGWSEFSTTRWVFIILGLLVSVVLIFCVTKVAKSALDKALAENEDLDFILASSQLTIVADIPVNLNQPLIIKIDPSEDKHEK, from the exons ATGGCTGCTTTTACATGGGGTTCTCTTCTTAGGatcactttctttcttctccttatTGCCGCTGTTGTTTTCGGCTTCTTCACTCTCCCTGTTGAAAAG ATTTTGAAGGATTTCTTGTTATGGGTTGAGCAGGATCTTGGACCTTGGGGTCCTCTTGTACT GGCCGTTGCATACATTCCTCTAACAGTCTTGGCTGTTCCAGCAGCAGTGCTTACT CTTGGTGGTGGATATCTTTTTGGGTTGCCACTCGGCTTTGTTGCTGATTCTATTGGTGCCACCATTGGTGCCGGGGCAGCTTTTCTTCTAGGAAGAACG ATTGGGAGATCTTTCGTTGTCTCTAAGTTGAAGGATTATCCGAAGTTTAGGTCAGTAGCAATTGCAATTCAGAAGTCTGGCTTCAAG ATTGTTCTGCTGCTACGACTTGTTCCTTTACTGCCCTTTAACATGCTGAATTACCTGCTTTCTGTCACTCCTGTTCCGATAGGGGAATACATGCTGGCTTCCTGGATAGGAATGATG CCAATAACACTTGCTTTCGTATACATTGGAACAACTCTCAAGGATCTTTCTGATGTGACGCATGGGTGGAGTGAGTTTTCAACTACTCGTTGG GTGTTTATCATATTGGGCCTTCTTGTATCTG tGGTTCTAATCTTTTGTGTTACAAAAGTCGCCAAGTCTGCTTTGGATAAAGCTTTGGCCGAAAATGAAGATCTAGATTTCATATTGGCCTCGTCACAATTAACTATTGTGGCGGATATTCCTGTTAATCTGAACCAGCCTCTTATTATCAAGATAGACCCATCTGAAGACAagcatgaaaaatga
- the LOC118034537 gene encoding LOW QUALITY PROTEIN: uncharacterized protein (The sequence of the model RefSeq protein was modified relative to this genomic sequence to represent the inferred CDS: inserted 2 bases in 1 codon; substituted 1 base at 1 genomic stop codon), whose product FETLNFSIFPLRGCINGCHDHTQTSGFESRVLNLSDRPIELQIRVGSILRKVXKPCSSKRLKCKSIYKAXMPNRSGSTSSGGMKSLPYYYDEARQLYIWVLDTGGDFSRMVKQQYISLEDLRDYSKNRISRDHQRGCISVCKKPRPSFC is encoded by the exons TTCGAGACCCTAAATTTCAGCATCTTTCCTCTTAGGGGCTGCATCAATGGTTGTCATGATCATACACAGACATCAGGATTTGAAAGCAGAGTCTTGAACTTGAGTGACAGGCCAATTGAACTTCAGATAAGGGTTGGATCAATACTGAGAAAGGT CAAGCCATGTTCTTCTAAGAGACTAAAATGTAAGAGCATATACAAAGCCTAAATGCCTAATAGGAGTGGCAGTACTAGTAGTGGAGGTATGAAGAGCTTGCCATATTACTATGATGAAGCACGTCAACTTTACATTTGGGTGCTTGACACTGGAGGTGATTTCTCTAGGATGGTCAAGCAGCAATATATTAGCCTTGAGGATCTGAGGGATTATTCTAAGAATAGAATTTCCAGGGATCATCAAAGAGGCTGCATATCGGTCTGCAAGAAACCCAGGCCTAGTTTTTGTTga
- the LOC118034496 gene encoding probable E3 ubiquitin-protein ligase LUL4, which translates to MGLSWSNSRRTTTFYHPHPPPPPPPPPPPYYYHPGEAVSPPPPPPPHQNHYTTIQQPPPTTSPPPQSYPYPTHPPPPINSYYNSHPYHSRNYANHNYQYQPFYYTSHYQPASGWSPVIRPSVGFTTTAASTALPIQLEPVPFVDHQNAKRIRNDVNVHKDTLKVEIDVSNPDHHLVSFVFDALFDGSITIFYFAKEEPEGRFVPAFPEAHLPVKISFQKGPGQRFYQPSGTGIDLGFFELDDLSKSSPEEDVFPLVIAAETNLPDDLTDEHIDSVPNTLRHMQITQAVLEKKNGDNFHVRVIRQILWVAGVRYELREIYGIGSSAAEGFDDSDPGKECVICMTEPKDTAVLPCRHMCMCSECAKELRLQSNKCPICRQPIEQLIGIKINSGDQ; encoded by the exons ATGGGACTTTCATGGAGCAATAGTAGAAGAACCACCACTTTTTATCACCCCCATCCACCCCCTCCGCcaccgccaccaccaccaccttacTATTATCATCCCGGAGAAGCcgtctctcctcctcctcccccacCACCGCATCAAAATCACTACACCACCATACAACAACCACCACCAACAAcctcaccaccaccacaatCTTACCCTTATCCTACACACCCTCCACCTCCAATTAACTCGTACTACAACTCCCATCCATACCATTCCCGCAACTATGCAAATCACAATTACCAATACCAACCCTTTTATTATACCAGTCATTATCAACCCGCTAGTGGGTGGTCTCCTGTAATTAGGCCTAGTGTGGGTTTTACTACTACTGCTGCTTCTACTGCACTGCCAATTCAGCTGGAGCCGGTTCCTTTTGTTGATCATCAGAATGCAAAGAGGATTAGAAATGATGTCAATGTTCATAAAGATACtttaaaggttgaaattgatgttTCAAATCCTGATCATCACTTGGTTTCTTTCGTTTTCGATGCTTTGTTTGATGGGAG CATTACAATTTTCTACTTTGCCAAGGAAGAGCCGGAAGGTAGGTTTGTTCCTGCATTTCCTGAAGCCCATTTACCCGTGAAAATCTCTTTCCAGAAAGGTCCTGGCCAGAGATTTTATCAGCCTTCAGGAACAGGCATTGATTTGGGCTTCTTTGAGTTGGATGATCTCTCAAAATCATCACCTGAAGAAGATGTCTTTCCACTTGTAATTGCTGCTGAAACAAACTTGCCAGATGATTTAACAGATGAACATATTGATTCTGTGCCAAACACACTACGCCACATGCAGATTACTCAAGCTGTTCTCGAGAAGAAAAATGGTGACAATTTCCATGTGAGAGTAATCAGGCAGATACTGTGGGTTGCTGGAGTTAGATATGAGCTGCGTGAGATATATGGAATAGGAAGCTCAGCAGCTGAAGGCTTTGATGACAGTGACCCCGGGAAGGAGTGTGTGATTTGCATGACTGAACCTAAGGATACTGCCGTGTTACCTTGCCGACATATG TGCATGTGCAGCGAGTGTGCAAAAGAATTGAGGCTTCAATCAAATAAGTGTCCCATATGCCGCCAACCAATTGAGCAACTTATAGGTATCAAGATAAATAGTGGTGATCAATGA